Genomic segment of Vitis riparia cultivar Riparia Gloire de Montpellier isolate 1030 chromosome 19, EGFV_Vit.rip_1.0, whole genome shotgun sequence:
GAGATGGGGAATAGCAGTACCATGGCTCTAAGTTTAATAGCAAATGCCCTCGCATCTGATCTGCTTTCCTTCACTTCAGCCGTGAACTCTTCCAACGTCTGAGGGATATCATCCCTCCCTTGAATTTCATCTTTACTTGCAGGTTCATCTAGTATTTGATACATCACTTCTGGGACCTTCTCACAaatcaaacaactttaaattaCTTCGCTTTCTTCAATTCCACTTCACAAAATTAAAGTAAGTGGAGCAACTGTGAAGGAAATGATTGGATGCATATAGTTcttaggagaaaaaaagaacGTGGATTAAGAGATTACAGGTGATTCATGCCTTCCTCCCAAAATCCTCGGTCCTAGTCTTTTCCCCAAGCAACCTATCATGCCaccaaaaattaagatcaagTCAATAACAGTTATAATtgctatatttaatataataattaattagtactGTACAATGATGTGTCGTTTCATcataaatctttttattttcatcttcaaaatGTAAGGGCATTTCGGGTATTTCTGAAAAAGGTGGGGTGGGTACCTAAGGGTAGGTGGAGCAAGAATTGGGTTTCATCAACATGATATGTTAAGAGTTTATTATTTGGATGggtttcatttaatattttgaatttgttaaatagtaattttattttagtcatGACATTCACATGCtttcttctttaaaatatttttattagtattaaaaaaaatgaatagataaaataaaaatatgaattatgaaattagaatgaattttttatatattcaaaataCTAAGTGAGGCCATCTCTCTATGAGCCTTTTCTCTTGTCACTCTCcataaacttattttatgtcaattgggttttttttcttcatataattGTAGACAGTTttcacagagagagagagagagagagggggaaagtgagagggagagagaaagagggagagGATCAGCACAACCAATTGTATATTCTTTCTCCTTCATTTCCAATGtaaaattcaatatttgaaCAGCTCTTTCGAGGACATTCTTTTATGCAAAGAGATCGGCTACATAGTGGTGGttacaatgattttaaatttagtgtGGAAGAATTATACAGGTAGTTATCTCCTAGGCATCTTTCCTTCATCAATGAAATATTTCACCACTGATATTAACAGTTTCTCGAGAAAATGATTCATTTTCCGGActaaattttctcatatttgccACCATTTTGCTAACAGAACACATGCATATTCTTCTGAAACTCTGAAAAAACTAGTAATGATGAAGTGAAGAAGACAGAGAATAAAGCAAGAGTATGTTACCTATGGTAGAGCACTTGGTTTCCCCGTCAATGGTGTCCACTGCTGTCAAAACGAAGACGAACCTCAGAAGAAATGTGAAGAAGAGAAGGGAGTAAAACACCATCCTATACGAAACCCGCCTCGAACCAACCTTCACTTTGATGAATTCCCTCACTCCTTTCCCAGGCAGCACAGTTACATGCCGCAAACTGGGCGATATGTGGAGCTGCATTGTTGCTAGATAGCTAGCTAGCTAGGCAAACGAGTCCTTCTGGGTTGGTGGTATTGTGGTATCGGGCAATTACCCAGAGAAGAAGTGAGCTGAGTTGTGAAAAACCATGGAAAGGGTATGCTGTAAAAGGAaggtttggatgttgtttgaAGTTGCTATCAGTCACCTAACCTTGCTTAGCATTTAGGCTAGATATATATCAAGGCTTACAATGTGGGGTATACATTATTTTACAggagagagaggaagaaggGTTGTTAAGGGGAAAGAGACATGGGACTAAGAGGAGAGGCTTAAGTGGTTTGTTTTTTGTAGCATTGGTGATTGATTGGCTTGGGATTGAAGGAGGGAGGTTGAGAGAGGGAGAAAAATTGGAGATGggaagggggtgtttggtataTATATTGCTTAGCTTTTCCTCCACATGAGGTTTGTAGAGTAGAGAGAGTAGAATTATGAACTTTTGAGGAGCTTTGACGGTACAgattttctaaatggaaaatgacCCACAAGCAGGGCGATGGGGCTGGGCTTGAGGGTTCTTGGCATGGAGTGAATTTACAGCAATCTTAGGActcatatttttctcattttcccaagaaaattagaaatttcaaaatttttcaatacttaattttattgggatttttagaatatgtttaacagtaattttaaaagatgtttttagttattttaatatttaaaaatttttaaaaatatttttaaaaatcactagaTACTCATGCAGTTTTgcttttactaaattaaaaatatttgtgcgTTATTTGGTAAAAAGTTTAACTTCAAAACTTATCATTAATTCCTCTTGGCTTTTGTTTTATAGTGACATGCTGATTAAAGCAGTTAATGGATACAACCCTTGTTTTAGAATTAAGTTAAGACCATCCATCACTTGCAAAGTTTACTTAAAATGTGAACTAtgactaattttttaattaaataataataagggcTTTATTAATGATTATgattaaaacacttttaatattaattatatagattcccaaaataatttttagaatttttattaaacttttaaattcttataaaaacaatttcaaatattcaaaaacacttttaaatgtcacataaattttattacaacATTTGTTAGAACTTGGTAATCCGAAATTTACTTGCTTCGACCCAAAAAGCTCATGTTGCAATATATATggtaaatataaaattatgagatttttttgaaGGTTTGTGATGGTATCGATCGAACCGAAACCTAATTTGTAGGATTACGATGATTATGTTTATACAATAGTTGTTAGTATTTTTTGACagaatggatttttttttctcctgacTTTTTTAATtagggttttccatgtaaatttatttgttttatttcttattactTATTCTCGTTATTTCGTAACAATACTTTAAAACATAGTAGGTTATGTATCATTTCAcatcaataatttattattttattttataatttaatcctttattaattttatgttgtagtatatataattatatatatatagatctGCAAAGGTGAGAACAAGACAAAGAATGACTATGATATGGGCATCATTGACTAGAGGAACATATGTGGCCGTCATTTTCCCCCACCATTCTTGTTGCATTGCTTTCAAGGTTTCTACACCACACGACCTACCACGTAAACATAGGAATtccatttttagaattaatgtTACAATAACCATCATTTTCCACGAGACAAATACTTATGCTTAACTAATATAATCCTTTTCAGCTggtattcttttctattttttttttatttttttgaaaaatattgtggGACAATCTTTGGCAAAGTACTagtttatttttgaaagtttaaaGTGTGATTCAATGAGATGATGATGGAGAGGGATAGCTCTATTAAGGACTTTTAGCCGATGCAAGACAACCAATGAAGTATAACTTAAAAGGTCTAATATCAATCGGTATGAGAATTTTATCACATGAATAATTTGTTAGGAAAAATCCGTTTTCAtacatccatatatatatatgataaaataagaactcaaatttataaaataaaatttttaaatatttatctaaaaataattagtattttatgtatttttttggtcaaataTGCGACCTTTAACCATTCAAGTACgacattttaataatatatgtacTACCTTTGATCGATGAGTGTATGAAACCTGAATTATTTTAagagaatttatattttataattatttttacataaataaatgaaaacacattttttccTAATTTGTTCATCATTTGATTCTAACCTCTTTCCATTTAATTCAAgattcatctatttttttaattgcttcTACACAAATTTTTATGAGTGACACTACACTAGGTCTAATGGAATTAATTGTAATTAGAAATTGGATATTACCACAGCAACACCTAGTATTAAACATTTAATCTACCAAATCATGCATATGTCTAAATCTTCAACAAATTCAGAATCTAGGGctatggtatttgttttttaaagtaattttttaattaaaaaatacattttatttatttatttttttatgtttggttctcaaaaaatttgagggaaaatgtaaaggaaaaaaataaagaggaaaagtctaagaaaagaaagagtaaaagaaaataaaaaataaattatttttatatactattttaaatttatttaacttattttaattattcgatataaatattaaataatttaaaaatacataaatttctaattaattttaattatatttgattttctttaatatttttattttatgactaaacattaaaaaattattttcctttatatatatttttattttctaattacttTTTCTGAACTAGATATAATCTTTAtaaattttggattaaaaatatttttttgagaatttgtttaaaagatagttattttaaaaaaataaatctaatttttttaatagggtattctaagaaataattgaaaatatgaaaaatactttGAGAATGAATATATTAGTCAATAAAGATTTatacttttacaaaaaaaatactaatatatgaAATACCTTATATAactaaaaagaatatattttaaataggaatttgagacaatttactttaatttttatcttagatcaaatttcattaagtcaattttctttccttccattatACATGTCTCTGTCGTGTTCGCAACTTTTTTCTAgcataaaaaatagtattagagAGAAGTTATTGAGGTTAACTCTCACACAAGAAGTATTAGAGCTTTCATCTACATAATAAGCAGTATTAGGGTCAAACACCGAAGTATGTTTGAATGTATTTATAATTCCGAACATTGAAATTGTGTCCTGAAGTGTAAGTATAATTTTGTACAATGTTAAGTAATTTGGTTATTTCTTTGGAGATATATATAGTCTCTGCAATAGGCACAAGTTAACAATCACAAACAACAACCATAAACAACAAAAGGAACTGAACAAGAAAGCTGAAATGAGGCAACAATTTTCTAACAAGAGCAGCTAACCGGACCAATGGCCTGGATAGAACTCATAGTCTCATAGCCCCTTATCACCTCCCTAAAACTTCCTCTTCAACTTGTCATCAGTATGGCCTCTGTTCTTAAAAAAAGGGCTGAAGTTTGGACTGGATATCAATCCGATCCCACTCCAATCGGTTCCACCACTCCACTTCGCCTACTATTTCTTTCAGGGCATTTGCACTTCTCTTACTGAGAGGTAATTTCTTGAGGCTGTCACAACCTATCACTTCAACATAAGCTAGATGCGGCCATGTCCCCCGTTGTCTGCTTAAGCTCTTTAATTTGGGAAGGTCTGTCAACTTTATTCTCTGTAGGCCTGGAACAATTGGATCGGCAACTGAGTTCGATAGTGAACTGCATTTGAAGAGCTCAACTACCTCGGGACAGGACGATACCTTTAGGTCTTCCAGGTTCTCCAAGGTTAAAATAACACCACCACAATCGAGGAGATGCTCTAAGTAGGGGCAGCGGGTTACCTCCATGACTCTTAGTTTTGAGAATCTTAGTCCAAGATGATCAACTAATTCTGAAATGCTATGTAATTGTCTGAGAAAATGAAGGTGAATCTCCTCTAGATTAGGTAGCAGGTCATACAGAGCACCATGTCCTTCTGCGGGCTTAAAGCTGCTGTAAGAATGGGAAATGGTCAGTTTCTTCAAACAAGAAAAGCAACCAACGCTGTTTGTGACCAAGGTTTCAAGCATCCCATTTAGTCCCCAGCAAGAATCCAAATCCAGGGCATCCACATGAGTTAACCACCCTCCAATCCTTTCTCCAGAGAGATCAAGATCACTGAAGATCACTACCCTTTCCTTGTATTTGGTTCGTTTGTCAATCATGGAATCGATTGAGCCCATAAGAAATTGGAAGCGTTTCAATTTTGTTATCCAAACAAGCTCCTCCGAGGCAGTACATGTGTTTCTATCCAACCCaattgaacaaaaaattaacTGCTCAAGGCATCCTAGCTCCTCCAATGATGCCTGTCCCTCTTTCACACCCCATTTGTAATTACTATGGGTCATGTCTAGAATCTCTAGCCCGGACAACTCTGATACTACCCCTGCTTGAATAGTTTTCAAGTTGTCAGTTCGTGACAGGTTTAATACCCTTAAGTTGCTCAACTGTTCCATCTCATTTGGCAACTCCTTAATACCAGTGCCATTACAGTCGAGCACTTGCAGTCTATTAAGGCTTCCCAGTGGGGGCAATTCTTCAAGATAAATGCAATCCCGTAAAAGAAGACTGTGGAGTTGTCCAAGTTGGAGAAGGGAAAGAGGCAGCCTACGGATATGGGTCCCGCTCATATTCAAGACCTTGAGCGCCAGAAATCCCATAAAAAAGTCCTCTGGAACTCTGCGAAGGAGGGGATTATCTTGTAGAAGCAAAGTTGATACCTCTGAACACTGCATCACACAATTGGGTAGACTTTTTAAACTGTTGAGCATGAAAGAAACTCTCTTGAGGGGCCCCGATAATTCAACTGGTGAAATATGACTCAAGCTCACTCCCGAGCGAACGAGGGATTTACATTCATCCTCCAAGGAGGATGCAATCCATAAGGCAACATCACGAACTACATCATGCATTTTCACAGTGTCCTTAAAGTCACCATCTTCCAGCAAACAACAGTCCTTCAAAGATTCAACTAAAGCAATTCCCGTGTTGTGTATATCATCATAGTTCTTTTGATTATCTATGAGACCTTCTGCCCACCAGCATTGTACAAGTTCACTTATTTCAATTGAGAAATCCTCCGGAAACAAAGCGCAATATAGGAAGCAATGCTTGATATCCTTACCTTGTAAGGAGTCGTAGCTCCACTTTAAGGGCCTGTACACCTTAGCCTCGATTCCTTTGATGCTATGTGGCAGTGAACTTTGAAGTTGGTTCAAGGAATTATTCCAGAGCTCAACCTTTGTTTTTCCCCTCATAGATGTCCCCATGATAATTATTTCCAAGGGCAATCCACCACATTCTTTAGCTACTGCCTTTGCTAATGGCTTGATATGTCGTAAGGTGGCCACCTTGCCTGCGCTTTTACAGAACAAATCCCAAGCTTCTGCGTCATTTAGGACATTCATTTTAAATTCTACATCAGTCTTCATCTCTCGACAAACGTCTCTAAATCGAGTTGTCAGTATGATCTTACAACCCGGTTGAACTTCAGGCCGTGGGACACCCAAAGCATCCAAATCAATTCCCTCCCAAACATCATCCAGAATGAGGAGAAACTTGTTTTGCTGCTTCAGCCTCCGATGCAATTTAATAGCCACATTCTCCGTGCTATCATTCTTGTCCACTCCCATGCTCAATCTCTCAGCAATTCGGGTTTGGATCCTCATCAAGTCCAGCTGCTTGGACACAGTAACCCATATGACCATGCCAAAAGGTGGGGTTGAAGAAGAATTCCCGAGCTGCTTGTTCAAGTTCTTTACCAGAGTGGTTTTGCCCACTCCCCCCATACCCCAAACGCCTATACTCCCAACACCATCCTCCAGAAGATGCAAAATTTTGGCCAAATTTTGGGAAGCTGTTGGTTGATCTTCAATTGATTGGGCTGGTATGTGCTCCACTGCTCTTGATTGACCATGTGCAGCGACCATGTTGGCGATGGAATTTCCATCGGCTTGAAGTCTTCGTACCTCCTTGAGGGCCTTTGCCACTTCCCCACCACGCAGACAGCAATTTACAAATCCACCGTAACACTTCTCTTTGTTGGCTGATAAATCTGTTGTCGTTGAACCCACCTTACTCTCTACCCCTCCAACCGCCGTAAGCCACTCACTTACTCGTGTCGTTGAAACCGACTCAAAATTAAACTCATTTTCCACTTCAGATCTCAGATCAGTTAGATGCTGAATCTCCTTTTCGAGATCATTAACGtttgatttgaatttgaagGGATTACTAAATTTAGAACAGGGAAACCCACAAAGATGTCGACAAGCTTCTGCAACTACTGACCCCAATACTGAAGCCACGAATTCCATTGGTGGATTATAGCAGAAGAGAAGAAGAGTTAATTCTGAAGGCAAGGATTTTCAGAAAGATTGCGAAGTTTTCCCAGTGCTATGAATGATAGAGAAAGCCATGTTTTCATACTGATTGTAGGAATTTGCTTTGACTAACGCGGCATTATCATTCAAAAATGTACTGCGGTGGGTAGTTGCcgaataaaacaaagaaaagctAGAGACGCCAGCCTAGCGAATCTTCAGATGGGGACCATGCTGGCCTTCTTCAGTGATGACTATAAATATTTCCTATATTCGTGTAGATGTGGACATAGTTAGTCGAACCATGTCAAAATTATATATACCTTtgtatatgatttattttaccATCGTGTTCTTGTGTTCAATAGTTTATAATATTATGACACTTGGAGGATTATTTGCTAAAAAGTGTTCTTCAAATAATTGCATAATCTTTGAACAAACTTAGCTCATTGTAGTAATTCAACAAGACTAATTAATCCTATTAAGTAACAATGAATACTCAGCCCCATCGAATGATCTCTTATAATTCTTTAAACAAGTAAACTCAAATCTTTGGTAAGTTTAAATTGGCTGGgattcaattaatttaaaatgatgCTACAAGTTGAGTTCATGTTTGGGTTAGGCTTGCCTTTGGAGCTAATGGTGATAGCTAGGCAAGATTCTAACTTCTTGAAACTGTGGTTTACAGCTTATCTTACGAGTTTGAAAAGTAAATATCTATGATTTGGCTAGAGCTGCAAGGTGGGCTGGGCAGGGACAGGCCGACCAACACCTCTCGGATTACTCTCTAGAATTGGGTAAGCGCATTGTTGGATCCAGCCCCATAGCTGCCAGCCGGCCTGCTGTCCAAAAGATGGTTCTGTGAAAAAACCAAGAAGATTTTCTAGGATGACATCAACAACGAGAAAagtgaaacaaaaacaaacaaatgcaCATCACAAAACAAGAATTGCATCGTCTCTGCAAATTGTTTTCTTCCACAATTTTTCTTGctttccaaatttttatatCTTCTTTTTTACCAACATTCTGCCATGGAAATCGTGACTACTGTAATGGGTCTACTAGTTGCAGGAGCTTTTCGGAGTCTGTGGCTTTGTCTATTCTAAAATTAAGAATGCTTTCCAATTCCAAATGGATGTCAATGATATTGAGAAGGAGATGGGACTTCTACAAGATGTGAGAAACAAAGTGGAAAATGAACCTGATGGATCGGTAGCCAGAGGGTGGATTGTAGAGGTTGAAGAGATTGAGAATGAAGTGAATTCCATGCGTGACGGCACAGCATCCAACGAGCAAAACTGTTGTGGAGGTTTCTTCAATTGCCGTCTGCATAGCAAGGAAGTAGCAGAAAAGCTGAGAAAGGTTCATAGACTTCATCAAGTAGGCACCAGCATGGTGGCTGCAGTAAGGGTCCAGAAAGAAGAGTGGAGTATATTCCTGGACAGTTAACTGAACATCAAAAAACAGCATCAGAGAATTTAGCCAAAATTATATATCTGTTGAATGATGACGGAGTCAGGAGGATTGGTGTTTGGGGCATGGGGGGAGTGGGAAAAACTACTCAGGTAAAGAACTTGAACAACAAGCTCAGTAATCCTTCTTTGACATCACTTCCAGACATTGTCATATGGACTACAGTGTCAAAGAAGTTGGACTTGAAAAAGGTCAAACACAAATTTCTGACAGATTGAATATGGATGAAAGCATTGAGAGTTTCGCTATCAAATTGCATAGGAGGCTGAAGCAGCAAAACAGGTTTCTCCTCGTTCTGGATGATGTTTGGAAGGGAATTGATTTGGATGCTTTGGGTGTCCCACAGCCTGGAGTTTATACCGGTTGTAAGATTATATTGACAACTCGGTTTTGGATGTTTGTCTGCAGATGAAGACTGATGAAGCAGTTAAAATGGATGTCCTAAATGAGGGTGAAGCTTGGGAATTGTTTTCTGACCATGCAGGCAAGGTAGCCACCTTAGAGCATATTAAACCATATGCAGAGGCGGTTTCTAGAGAATGCGGTGGATTGCCATTTGCAATAGCTGTCATGGGAACATCTATGAGGGAAAAGACTATGACAGCGCTCTGGGAGGATGCCTTAAATGAGCTGCAGAAATCAGTGTCGCACAATATCAAAGGAGTTAGGATAAGGTTTACAAGTCCTTAAAGTAGAGTTACGATTCATTACCAGGTAAGAATCTCAAGTCTTGCTTTCTGTATTGCTCTTTATTTGTGGAGGACTTCTCCATTGATGCGAGAGAACTTGTACAATATTGGCTGGCGGAAGGCTTCATTGATAGGCTACACAGATATCTATGAAAGAGGATGTGCTttagttgaaaatttgaaggactGTTGTTTGTTGGACAGGGGTAAACCAAAGGAAACCACTGAAAATGCATGATTTAGTTCGCGATGTTGCTATTTGGACTGCATCTTCCCTGGAGGATGGATGTAAATCCCTTGCTCGATCAGGAATCAGTTTGACCgagatttcaaattttgagtAGTCACAGTCTCTCCGGAGAATGTCTTTCATGTACAACAAATTAACAGCATTACCTGATAGAGAAATACAGTGTTCAGACGTGTCGACTTTACTACTACAAGGTAATCCAGACATTGATATAGTTCCAGAAAGATTCTTTCAAGGGCTTAAAGCACTCAGGGTTATGAATCTAAGTGACACCCACATCCCAAGACTGCCTCATTCCTTTCTTCAACTCGATGAACTTTGAGCTCATTTTGATGGGTTGCAACTTGCAAGTATCTTGAAGAATTACCCCCACTGGGAGGGCTTAGAAGACTGAAAGTGCTTGATTGCAGTTACACTCGTCTCAAGGAATTGCCAGAAGGGATGGAGCAACTGAGCCATTTAAGGGTATTAAACCTGTCACACACCAAACAGTTGCAAACCTTTCAGGCACAAGTAGTGTCCGGGTTATCTGGTTTAGAGGTTCTGGAAATGACTTACAGTAACTATAAATGGGGAGTGCAGGGAAAGGTAGAAGAGGGTCAAGCAACATTTGATGAATTAGAATCCCTGAAGCAATTAATTCAGGCAGGTGAGACTGGGTAATGTTGATCCCTCTGGTGAATGCATTGGGTGCTTGTTAACCAATTCAAGTTCTCTTACCCTCTTTAATATCAGGGGACTGAATCAGACCATTGAAACCTTGGTCATAAGAAGTGTTGATTGCTTTTCTAGTTTGAAGTCGCTTTCTATCGCGAATTGTGACTATACCTTTCCACCAGTGAGAGGAAGTGGCTCCCAATATGACCTACTACCAAACTTAGAGCACCTTAAACTCATTAAGCTAACAGCTCTGGAGAGCATTTCAGAAATAGCTGTGCATCTTGGTCTCAGATTCTCAAGCCTAAGAGTATTGCATGTATTGGGTTGTCCCAAATTAAAATATCTTCTCAATTGCAGTACTGATTTTACTCGAACCTTGGGAAGCCTGGAAGAAATCAGGTAACACTACTGTGAACGTTTGCATGATCTATTCATATACAGTCCAGGGCAGAGTCCCACGTCATATTCTGTTGCTCAAAACTTGAGGAAAATATACTTGTACAAGCTTCCCAAGTTGAAGACTTTATGCAGAGGCAGAGAACCAGAGTCATGGGAGCACATTGAGGAGTTGGAGTGAGAGATTGTAGAATGTAACCGTTAACAAAAAATATTCGTAACTTAATTAATACacatcatatataaaatatccATTTCCTTATGAACAACTTTCTATCTATGCAATGATAATCTATTCCAAGCATTTGTTGCATGCATAAAACACGATACTAGAGGCAAGAAATATGAAACTCACACTAATCACATCGAATGATAAGAGTCGTGAATAGGAAATATGCAATTCCTAAAACAAGgggaaaatcataaaatttcaaTAACTTTGAGGTCAAGATATCAATATTTGGCATTAATGCTCAATCTTGATGTTACATACTTCTCATCAATCTTAAAACTGCAAATTGTTTCTTGAGACTCCAACTAATTACATTAACTTtaggaaaaatataatattcttctGCAAATTGACTATTAATAAGGACTTCAACTTCGACAATCATATCCTCCCTCTGACAAATAAGGTGGAGTGGGCAAggcaaagaagacaaaaaaacacAGGCTAAAACTTTAGCATTTCTATTACCAGCTCCAACAAAGGAAGTATTTCCAGTGAATAAGAACTTGAATTGGAATTGGGTCGGGCTAATCAATGGGGGCAAGTCTCCGAGGAAGGGTCTATGTCCCCTgtgtaccaaaaaaaaaaaaaagtctctttTTATACGCAGTTCAATCAAACTTTCTACATCTTGTGAAGAAAGTGGCCTTTGAACTCTAGCAAAGAGTTTATTGGATGGAATGGGGAGCTATTTGCTAATCGAGGGCTTCACTTCCCTGCTTTGGTTCAAGATTGGCTAGGTATCCTTCTTAATAGCATTACCA
This window contains:
- the LOC117908092 gene encoding disease resistance protein At4g27190-like; the protein is MEFVASVLGSVVAEACRHLCGFPCSKFSNPFKFKSNVNDLEKEIQHLTDLRSEVENEFNFESVSTTRVSEWLTAVGGVESKVGSTTTDLSANKEKCYGGFVNCCLRGGEVAKALKEVRRLQADGNSIANMVAAHGQSRAVEHIPAQSIEDQPTASQNLAKILHLLEDGVGSIGVWGMGGVGKTTLVKNLNKQLGNSSSTPPFGMVIWVTVSKQLDLMRIQTRIAERLSMGVDKNDSTENVAIKLHRRLKQQNKFLLILDDVWEGIDLDALGVPRPEVQPGCKIILTTRFRDVCREMKTDVEFKMNVLNDAEAWDLFCKSAGKVATLRHIKPLAKAVAKECGGLPLEIIIMGTSMRGKTKVELWNNSLNQLQSSLPHSIKGIEAKVYRPLKWSYDSLQGKDIKHCFLYCALFPEDFSIEISELVQCWWAEGLIDNQKNYDDIHNTGIALVESLKDCCLLEDGDFKDTVKMHDVVRDVALWIASSLEDECKSLVRSGVSLSHISPVELSGPLKRVSFMLNSLKSLPNCVMQCSEVSTLLLQDNPLLRRVPEDFFMGFLALKVLNMSGTHIRRLPLSLLQLGQLHSLLLRDCIYLEELPPLGSLNRLQVLDCNGTGIKELPNEMEQLSNLRVLNLSRTDNLKTIQAGVVSELSGLEILDMTHSNYKWGVKEGQASLEELGCLEQLIFCSIGLDRNTCTASEELVWITKLKRFQFLMGSIDSMIDKRTKYKERVVIFSDLDLSGERIGGWLTHVDALDLDSCWGLNGMLETLVTNSVGCFSCLKKLTISHSYSSFKPAEGHGALYDLLPNLEEIHLHFLRQLHSISELVDHLGLRFSKLRVMEVTRCPYLEHLLDCGGVILTLENLEDLKVSSCPEVVELFKCSSLSNSVADPIVPGLQRIKLTDLPKLKSLSRQRGTWPHLAYVEVIGCDSLKKLPLSKRSANALKEIVGEVEWWNRLEWDRIDIQSKLQPFF